The genomic window GGCGCCGGCCGCGGGGCGTGGGAAAATATCGGTGCCAAGAGAAAGCACCGGATCGAGAAAGCGGCCGCCCGGATTTGACGCTTTGGGCCGCGGCCCGTTTCAGCGCGCCGCGTTTTGGTCCAGCGGGGGGGTGTTCATCTCGCGGTAAATGCGGACGAAATGATCCAGCCTGGCGGCCTGGGCGGCCATGTGCGCCACCCAGAGTGCCAGCACTTCGCGTCCCTCCTGGGTTAAGCGGTACATGCGCTTGGCGGGCCCGGTGCCCTCGGTGATCCACTCCGAAACCACCAGCCCGTCCTCCTCCAGCTGCCGGAGGTGGCGGTAGATCATTCCCGGCGGCGCCTCGCCTTTGACGAAGCCGAATTCCTGCAGGGAGTGGATCAATTCATAGCCGTAGGAGGCTTTGCGGCAAAGCCCCATCAAAATTGAAGGCTGGATGTAGCGCTCCCGCTTGCCCGATCCCGGCCGGCGTGCTTTTTGGGGGCTTTTTTTCATTTTATTGACATATATCTTTAAAGGATCTATATTCACATAAAAAATATTTAGGAAGCCGTTGATTAACCCTCAAAATAAAAGGAGGCACCCATGAGCGCAACTATTTTTGTGCGCAAGCGGCGCAAAATCGAAAAGGGGGAGAAGAAGCCGCGATTCCGCGTGGTCGGCGTCAGCGGCGGCGACGTCAAGCTCTACGTCGAGCACATCCGTAAAAAGGAGCTGGACCAGATTTCGGCCGCGACCGGCGCCGAGGTGGTGTACCTTGAAGCCGGTCAGGGCGGCCGGGACGGCGGCGGTCAATGAACCATCGTGGACGGCGCTTGAGCGGCGGCGTCCACGACCGCCCTCAGCCTTTGGTGATGATGGTGCCCACCGGCTCGCCTTCCAGCGCCCGGAGGATGTCCCCGGGGTTGTGGAGGGCATCGATGATCTGAAGCTGCTGGATGCATTTGGCGCGCTGCAGCATCGCCAGGATGGGCCTTTCGATGATCAGGTCATCCAGGTCTGTCGCCAGCAGCTCACCCGCTGAAATCCGATCATAAAATTTCAGGTTCTTCCTATCCTCGGGACCCACCTTCTTGGGGTCTCTGTCAAAGAGGCCCTTCTCATCCTTCAGATAGATCAGCGACCGCGCACCGATGTTTTCCGCCAGCAAAAACGCGCCGCAATCCGTGCGGTGGGGCGGGATCGAGCCGAATTCGGCGGGGTGCTCGAAAAAGCCGTAAGGCGGTATGCCGTAGGTGATGGGCAGGTATCCCAGCCGGCAGAACATCGTCAGCTGCTCGAGGTTGTCGCCGTGGCCGATTTTTACCCCGCCGTGTTTGGAGAGCAGCACCGCCAGCATCTCGGCATTCTGCCAGGACACCTTGTCGCCTAGCTTGGACAGCACCCCGGTGGGCATGCCCAGGTCGACACCGATGTTGTAAACGTGCCGCGCCCGTGTGCCCCCGCCGGTCATCAGCAGGATCTTGAACTTGTTCTTGGCTTCGATGAGCTTGTCGAGAATCGGAAAAAGGGCCTTGCCGCCCCGATCCATGATGCTCTGACCGCCTATTTTGAGCACGTTGATATCCGGGTGCATCCGGAAATACTCCTGGGACTCGGTGGTTTTCAAGAATTCCTTGCTCACCAGCGACTCCCCCATCATGGGGGAGTCGATGTGCAGCCGCCCCGTTCCCTTTTCCGCCTCTTCCTTGATCAATTTTGCCATGGTCTCGATTCTCCCTTTCGTCCACAGGTCTCACATTGCCGGTCAAGCGGCGCAACCTGTCTTGCCGGGCCTTTTTGAGGACACCAGATTTTCAAACCGCTTTGGCGGCGGTCTGCTGCGGCCTCTTTTCGGGATTTCTAAAATGAGCTACACTCTATGGCGGCTTGACCTGGCTGTCAATTGGGAGGGTTGGCGGGGTGGGCACGAACGGTTTTCAGGTTATTAATGGTCGTTATTGGTAAAAATTGGTTCATAAATTTGTTATTTTTTTGATGGGAAGTGATTTGTTGACATAAGATAACATAAATTCTATAGTTTGACCCTTATTTCCGGCGGCAGCCGGCTGCCCCCGCCCGGCGCCGAGGCCCTGCGAGCGGCCGGGGCAGGAGGTGTAAATGGAGCGTAATCCCCAAAACCTGGCGACCAAGAAATTTCTCTCCACCAAGGAGGTGGCGAAGTTTTTGGATGTCAACGAGAAGATGGTCTACACCCTGATCTCCGACAAGGGCCTGCCGGCCGCCAAGATCACCGGAAAATGGCTCTTCCCGCGGCATCTCGTGGAGCAGTGGATCGAAACCAACACCCTCAACTACCCCCGCCCCAACCACGTGCTGCCCCCCTACCACGGCCTGTTGATCCTGGCCGGCAGCAACGACCCCCTGCTGGAAAAAACCCTTGCACTCTTCAACGAACGCCACCCCGACCAGGTGGCCGTCTTCGGCAACCTGGGCAGCATGGGCGGGCTGCGGGCGCTGCGGCAAAACCTCTGCCACATGGCCTCCAGCCACCTGCTGCAGGAGGATGAGACGGAATACAACTTCGATTTCGCCGTAAAGGAGCTGGACCAGATGCCGGTGGTGATCAATTTCTGCCGCCGGGAGCAGGGCCTGCTGCTGCCCTCCGGCAACCCCAAGGGGATCCAGGCGGTCGCCGATCTCGGGCGCCCGGGAGTCAGAATCGTCAACCGGCGCCTGGGCACCGGCACCCGGTTGCTCTTTGACCGCGAGCTGCAAAAGGCCGGTCTGCAGGCCGAAAAAATCGCCGGCTACACGGAAGAAGTGCTGCGCCATCTGGATGTCGGCCTGGCGGTGTTGACCGGCCAGGCGGATGCCGGACCGGGTATCCGGCCGATCGCCGCCCAACTGGGGCTGGACTTCATCCCGCTGCGCTGGGAGCGCTACGATCTGCTGGTGACCCGCGAGCGCTTCTTCGACAAGGGGATCCAGCTTTTTCTGGGCCTGCTGCACGAAGACGCCTTCCGGGCCATGGCCGCCCGCTATGCAGGCTACGACGTCTCCGCCAGCGGGTCCATGCTTTTCCCGCCGCAGGCATCGGCCGGCTGATTCCGCTGGCTGAAAGCAAACCACCAGAACCCATCACCCGCTGTTAAGGAGGAAGAGAGAGATGAAACGATTTGGCTTTTTTTTGTTGGCGGCCCTGTTGATCGGCGGATCGGGGGCCTTTGGGCAGGAGAAGGTCCTCATGATGGCCACCACCACGAGCACCGACAACACCGGTTTGCTGGATTACCTGGCGCCCGAATTCCAGCAGGACACCGGCATCGTGCTGCGCTGGACTGCCACCGGCACCGGCAAGGCCCTCAAGCTGGGGGAGAACTGTGACGTCGACGTCCTGTTGGTGCACGCTCCGGCCGCCGAGAAAAAATATGTCGCCGACGGCTTCGGCATCAACCGCCGGGAAATCATGTACAACGACTTCGTGATAATCGGCCCGGCCGACGACCCGGCCGGCATCCGGGGTCAGGGGGTCTCGGCGGCCCTGGAAGCCATCAAAGGCAAAACGGCGGTTTTCGTCAGCCGCGGGGACAATTCGGGCACTCATAAAAAAGAGCTGTCCCTTTGGGAAGCCGCCGGGCTGCCGATCCCCGAAAAAGAGGCCTGGTACATCCAGACCGGGCAGGGGATGCTGACCACCATCAACGTCGCCGCCGAGCGCAACGGCTACACCATGACCGATCGCGGCACCTACATCAAGTACGAGGCCGATTTGAAAGGCAACCCGCCGCTCAAGATTTTGGTGGAAGGCGATGCCGTGCTGCTCAACCAGTACAGCGTGATGGCGGTCAACCCGGAGCGCTGCCCCAAGGCCCAACTGGAACTGGCCACCGCGTTCAGCGACTGGATGGCCGGTGAAAGGGGCCAGGGGCTGATCGGCGGCTTCAAGCTGCTGGAAAAACAGCTCTTCACTCCCAATGCCCAATAAGCCGGCGGAGAAAACTGTCCACACCTGATCCGGTGCGCGGGGGCCGTCAGGCCCCCGCTCGATTTCGGGGTGCCCGCAGCCGGTGCGCCTCCGCGCACCCCTTTTTCCGGCAGGCATCATGGATTTTCTGCTCGGCGGTTTCCTCACCGCGATCCAACTGCTCGTAACGGGCGACAGCGAAACCTATTCGGCCGTTTTCGCGACCTTGCGGGTTTCCAGCTATTCCATGGCGGCCAGCCTGGTGCTCGGCGTGCCGGGGGGCTTTTTCCTCGGCCATTTCGATTTCCGCGGCAAGCGTCAGCTGCGCCTGGTGGTAGACACCCTGCTGGCCCTACCCACCGTTCTGGTGGGGCTGTTGGTCTACGCCTTCCTCTCCCAGCGCGGGCCGCTGGGGGATTGGGGGCTGCTGTTCACCTTGCCGGGGATCGCCATCGGCCAGACTTTTCTGGCCCTGCCCGTCGTGGTGGCCCTCACCGCCACGGCGGTGGAGGCCATGGACCGCCACCTGCGGACCACCCTGATCACCCTGGGCGCCAGCCGCACCCATCTGCTTTTCAGCATCCTGTGGGAGGGGCGCTTCGGTATTCTGGCCGCCGCGGCGACCGCTTACGGCAGGGTGATGACCGAGGTGGGGATCTCGATGATGGTGGGCGGCAACATCAAGTGGCTGACCCGCACCATGACCACGGCCATCGCCCTGGAGACCAACAAGGGGCAGTTCGGCATGGGGGTCGCGCTGGGACTGGTGCTCATGGCCATCGCCTTCGGGGTCAATTTTTCGGTTTCATTTCTGCGCAGGAGGTGAGGGGGGTTGCAGCGGCCGCTTTACTCCATCCGCGCCCTGGCGCATATTTACGGCGACGGGCCGCCGGTGCTGGCCATCGAGCGGCTGAGCGTGGCGCCGGGGTCCATCCTGGGGCTGGTGGGCCCCAACGGCAGCGGCAAGAGCACCCTGCTCAAACTGCTGGCCTTCGTGGAAAAACCGACCCGTGGCGAGATCCGCTTCAAGGGCCGGATCGAGGCGCCCTTCTCCGACGCGGTGCGCTTCCAGGTCACCCTCTTGACCCAGGAGCCCTACCTCATGCGCCGCACGGTCCATGCCAACGTCGCTTACGGCTTGAAACTCAGGGGACGGCGCCGGGACTGCCGCCGGCAGGTGGCGACTGCACTCTCACTGGTGGGGCTCGCGCCGGAGCGTTTTGCCGAACGCAAGTGGTTTCAGCTCTCCGGCGGCGAGGCGCAACGGGTGAGCCTGGCGGCCCGCCTGGCGCTGCGGCCTGAGGCCCTTCTGCTGGACGAGCCCACCGCCAGCGTGGACGCCGCCAGTGCGGAGCTGATCAAGGCGGCAGTCCTGCGGGCGCGCGACCAGTGGGGCACCACCCTGGTGGTCGCCAGCCACGACCGGCAGTGGCTGCATGAAATCTGCGACGAGAGCCTGCACCTCTTCCGGGGGCGAATCCTGGAAAGCGGAGCCGACAACCTGCTCTTCGGTCCCTGGCGGCCCGGTCCGGACGCTTACTGGCACAAGCCCCTGGACGGCGGCGGGATGGTCCGCGTGCCGCCGCCGCCCGACGATGAGGCCGTGGGCGTGCTGGATGCCCGGGCGGTTTCGCTGACCGCACCCGGGGCCGAGTTGCGGCCGGGGCTGAACACCCTGGAGGGGGTGGTTTCCCGCCTGGTCCTTGAAAAGCACAGCCGCCGGATCGTGGCCACCATCAGCGCCGGTCCCCTGGCGCTTACCGTCAAGCTCGACGCCGAGCTGCTGCAGGCCCTCGCGCTCTACCCAGGACAAACGGTGCGGGTTGATTTCGCACCCGAGGCCGTGGCCTGGTGCGAGCCCCCCGAGGGCTAACCCTCCCCACCGGATGTCCCTTCGCCGTCCAATTCCGGGAACGCCCGCCGCAGGATCGCCGCCTGCTCATCGAGGATCTCCCCCAATATCGCCGGCGTGGTCATGGGATTCATGATCACGCAGCGGAACACCACGATTTTCTCATCGGGGCGGGCGGCAAACTGCAGGGTGGTACGCGACACGAAGCTTTTGCCGGCCTCGCGTTGCAGGCGCTGGACGGTGCCGGTGATTGCGTTGAGCCGATCCACCAGCCTGCGGCGCTCGGCGGGTGGCGCGTTTTGCAGCGCATGGCGCAGGGCCGGGGGGCAAATCCGGTAGGTGAGGATGTTGAGCTCCGGCGGCGTCACCAGCTCGAACAGAGGCCGCCGCTGGATTTCGGCCGCGAAGCGCCGCGCCGTCTCGATGCCGTGCGCGATCAGCAGGCCGTAGCCCCGGGTGCCCATGATCTTCAGGGTGCTGTCGAGGATCAGGCTGCTTGCCTCGCGCGAGCCGGCCAGGGTGCGGATGCCCAGATCCAGCGAGCCGGGCCGGTTGACGTAGTTGGCATGGTAGGCGATGGCGTCCATCAGGGTGGGGTCGCGAAAATAGACCATGCCGCAGCTCATGGGCATGTAGAACTGCTTGTGGCCGTCGATGGTGACTGAGTCCGCCCGGTGGATGCCCGCCAAAAGGGGGCGGTATTTTTCCGACATCAAGACCGGCCCGCCCCAGGCGGCGTCCACATGGAAATGGATGCCCCGGGCGGCGCAGACCTCGGCGATGGCCGCCAGGGGGTCCACCGTGCCGGTTTCGGTGGTCCCGGCGATGCCCACCACGGCGATCACGGCCGTTCGGGCCGCCGGCTGGTCCAGGTCTGCGAGGGTCTTTTCCAGGGCCCTTAGATCCAGCCGGTTGCAACCGTCCACCGGCAGCGGCAGAACGCTGCGGTTGCCGATCCCCAGCAGGCCGCCGGCTTTTCGCAGGGAGTAGTGCCCCAGCCGGGAAACTAGCACCACCGCGCGCGTGACCCCGTAAGCGGCGTAAGCTGCGGCGACCCCCTCCCGCTCGATGCCGCTGAAATCGCCGCGGGGCGCGAAACGGCGGTTGCGGGCGACCCACAGGGCGGTGAGGTTGGCCAGTGTGCCGTCCTCGGTGAAGCCGCCCAGGGTGGTGCGGGTGTCCTGGACGTGCTGGCGGTAAAATTTCTCGCCGCGCCGGAAGATCAGCCGGTGGATCTTGGCAAGCACCTGCTTTTCCACCACCGAGACCACCTTGGATGTTTCCAGCTTGATCACGTTCTGGTTGAGGGCGGCCACGATGGTTTTGAGGTGAACCATGAAAAAGGGGATCGCCGAGGTCATGTGCCCCACAAAATAGGGTGAGGCCACGTTAACCGCGTGGGGGGCGATCTCCTCGATCAGGTCGGTGATGACCGCGGCGAGCTTCTTCTCGGGGGTGGGGCTGATGCGGGTTTCGGTGAACTTTGCGGCCAACTCCCGCAGGCTGCGCTCCTCGGTGATGCCGACATTTTCCTTCAGAAAGTCCTGCAGACCGAAGAGAATCTGCTCCATGTACTTGACCAGGGTGGCCCGCGCGGCGTCGCTGTCGGGACGCAGGAAGGTGCGCATCAGGGCTTGCCAGTCGGCCACGAGGCGGGTGTGGTCGGAAGCGGACGGGGGCGGTCGCATAGGCGCTAAAAGCCTTCGCCGGGAGCGCGGCCGTTCCGGGCCCGCCGGCCCCGGCCGCGGTGGTTGACCGCTGCGCGCCAGGGCGGCGGGGGGCCGGGTTTTCGGCCAGCGGTTTGAGGGATGCCGGTTAGGTGGGGCCCGCATTCAGCGCGGCTTGCGGGCCAAGAGTCCCGGCCAAAAATCATGCCACGGCTTGCTTGTCTTTTGGCCCGTCACCGGCGTTACATCCGGCGACACATATCACGAAATGCACCGGTGGACACGCCTTGGTGAGGAACCGAAATTCGGCGCCAGCCCGTTGAATTACTGGTTGCCGCGACCCCAATGCGATCCGTCTGGCTGCGGGGCTCAGACCAGCCCCTGGTCCAGCATGGCCTCCACCACCTTGACGAACCCGGCGATGTTGGCGCCGTTCATGTAGTTGCCCGGTGTACCGTATTCCTCGGCGGCCGAGAGGCAGACCTGGTGGATGCTCCTGATGATGGCCCGCAGGCGCTCTTCGACCTCCTGGCGCGGCCAGCTCAGGCGCATGCTGTTCTGGGCCATCTCAAGCCCCGACACGGCCACGCCGCCGGCATTGGCGGCCTTGCCCGGGGCGTAGAGAATGCCGCTGTCCAGAAACCGGGTGATCCCCTCCGGGGTGGTGGGCATGTTGGCGCCTTCGCAGACCAGGGCGACCTTGTTGCCGATCAGGTTTTCGGCGTCCCGGGCGTTGATTTCGTTCTGGGTGGCGCAGGGAAAGGCCAGGTCGGCGGGGTGGTCCCAGAGCGGGTTGTGCTCCAGGGTGGGGTCCACCGGGGTGTAGACCACGCCATCGTATTTTTCGGCATATTCCGCGATCCGGCCGCGGCGCACGTTTTTCAGAAACATGACGAAGTCCAGCTTGTCGCGGTCGATGCCGGCCTCATCGTAGATGTGGCCGGAGGAATCCGAGAGGCTCAACACCTTGGCGCCCAGGGCGATGAGCTTCTCGGCCGTGAACTGGGCGACGTTGCCTGCCCCCGAGATCAGGCAGCGCTGGCCTTCCAGGCTCTGGCTGCGGGTCGCCAGCATTTCGGCGGCGAAATAGACGCAGCCGTAGCCGGTGGCCTCGGGCCGGATCAGGCTGCCGCCCCAATTGACCCCCTTGCCGGTCAGGATGCCGGTGAAGCGGTTGCTGAGCTTCTTGTAGGTGCCGAAGAGGTATCCGATCTCACGGGCGCCCACGCCGATGTCGCCTGCCGGGACGTCGGTGTCGTGGCCGATGTGGCGAAAGAGCTCCTGCATGAAGCTCTGGCAAAAGCGCATCACCTCGCTGTCGGACTTGCCCTTGGGGTCGAAGTCCGAGCCGCCCTTGCCGCCGCCCATGGGCAGAGTGGTTAGAGCGTTTTTGAAAACCTGCTCGAAGGCCAAAAACTTCATGATCGAGAGCGTGACCGAGGGGTGAAAGCGCAGCCCGCCCTTGTAGGGGCCGATGGCGCTGCTCATCTGGACGCGAAATCCGCGGTTGATCTGGATTTCGCCGCGATCGTCCTGCCAGGGCACCCGGAACATGACCACCCGTTCGGGCTCCGCCAGGCGTTCGAACACCTTCTGCCGCCGGTACTCGGGGTTGCGCTCCAGCACGGGTTGAACCGATTCCAGCACCTCGCCCACCGCCTGATGGAACTCCTTTTCAGCCGGGTCACGGTTGGTGATCCGGTCCACTATCTCGTTCATCGGTTTCCTCCGTTTGGGGGATTAGAATCGCTGCACAGGACCGTTTGCCGTCAAATTTCAATCTCAGCGTCTGCGCCAGGGCTACGTGGCGCACGAACCGGCCGTCCCGGGCGGCCGGCAGGCCGGCGAGAAACGGCCAGTCGATGAAGTCCCGGGGGTCCTTGGAAATGGTGATGTAGCTGATCCCCAGAGACGTGATGTTGTGAAAAAAGTGGGTGCCTTGAGAAGGATCGGCATGCAACCGGGGGTGGGTGGTTTCCACAATCGCCCCCACCCCGGAAATGTCCTTCCATCTGACCGGGATGCCCAGCCAGCTGTCGGCCGATCCCCAGCGGCCCGGACCGATCAGCAGGTACTTTCGTCCGGCGGCCAGCAGCTGCACGTTGAAGGCTGCGATTTCTGCCGCGATCGCCACGGTGCGGGCCGGGTCGAAGGATTCGGGTTTGACATACACCAAGTCCCGGACGGTGTTCAAGCCCCCGGTGCCCATCACCATGCTGGAGTAGCAGAAGGTGTGGTGCGGTGCAGCGCTGTCGCTCTCTTCTTCGCCCGGCCACGCCGGGGTCTTGGCCATCGGGCGAATCTGAAGCAGCGCCAGGTTCGGCTGGGGCTGGTCCGCCGATGCCAGGGTCAGGGCGAATTCAATCTCCATCGGCCCGCCCATGCCCCGGTGGCCGAGCGCCAGCAGGTCCACCAGGATGGCCGGCAGGGGGATTGCGCTGTGTTTGAGAACGTTGGCAAAGGTGACCACCGGATAGTCCCCCCCGCCAAGGCGGTCGCGGATGTGCTGATCCTGGGGGCTGTAGCCGCTGGCAAAGAAACGTACCGCCGGGTGGTCGGCGGCCTGGTCGATCGTCAGCTTGACCAGCGCGTCTTGCCCTCCAAGCCCCCGTTCTTCGGAGCGGCCGGTCATCTTGAGGGCGAAAAAGGCCCGCTGGGCATTTTGCAGAATGTCGGCCACCGTCGAAAAATGGGGCAGCAGTTCCGGGTAGCGGGGGCAGAAGCGCAGCGTCGAACCGCCCTCGACCACCGTTTTGCCCAGTCCCAGGGCAATGTGGGCGATGCCTTCCTCGGGTCGCATGGGCCCCACCGGGTAGAAATTGTAGGACTGCGCCACGCCCGCCAGGGCCGGATAGAAATAATCGCCGTGCCGGGCGCCGGTGAGCGCCTGGACGATGACCGCCATCTTCTCCTCCTCGGTGCGGTGCAGGGTGCTGCGGAAAAGGGCGCGCGGGTTCTCGAGGAAGGTCGATGCCCAGACGAGCTTGACGGCGTTGATCAGCCGGCCCAACCGGACGTTGAGTTCCTCGTGGCAGTTGGGCAGCATGTAGGTGTTGTAGACCCCCGCGAAGGACTGGCCCTGGGCGTCCTCCAGCAGGCTCGAAGAGCGCACCGCCAGGGGGTAGGTCACCTGTTGCAGGTAGGCTTTGAGATCCTCGCGCAGCCAGACGGGGAAACGCGCGGCCAGGAAGGTTCCGAGAATGCTGTCGTCGTCGAGACCCTCAGGGTCGAAATTGCGCAGGGCGTTTTCGTCCAGGAAATCGTCGAAACCCTCGGTGGCGATGGCCACGCTGTGGGGAATGGTGATCCGCACACCCGGGTACTTGGCCGGCAGCCAGGCGTTTTCGATCAACTGCGTGGCCAGGAAGGCCAGGCCGCGGGCCTTGCCGCCCATGGAACCCAGCCCGATCTTGAAAAAACCGTTTTCGGTGTCGAATTTGGCCGGCACGAAGTCGGAGATCACGCCGCGCTGGCGTTTCTGTCGGCGCTCGCGCAAACTGGCAATCAAGTAGGCCTTGATGGCCGCCGCGGACGGGAAATCGCTGGCCTTGATGGGGCGCAGCCGGGAGGCCAGAAGAATTTCACAGCGGGCCATCAGCCAGTTGGAAAAATGGTTTTGGGTGGCGTGGTAGAGGACCGAGGCGTCCGGCACCGATGGCAGCACCTTTTCCAGGGCCTGCACGCTGTTGGCGCGGGCCACCTCGCGCCCGTCCGGCATTCGGAATACAAACTCGCCGAAACCCAGGTAGCGGGTGAAAAACGAGCGGATTTCGGCGTTCAGCGAGGGGGAGTTCTTGTTGACGAAGGCCGCCGGCAGGGCCAGCGCCCGCTGCCGGTTGCTCTCCTCGCTGCTCAAGACCAGAAAGGGAACCCCCGGCGATTCCCGCTGAATTTTGGACAGCAGCGCAAAACCGGCCTGGGGGTCCATTTTGCCATGGCGCTTGAAGCGCACGTCGGAAAAGACGCAGTGCATGTAGGGGCGGTAGCGGCGAAAAATATCCAGGGCCTCCTCGTAGGTTTCCGCCAGCAGGATCTTGGGCCGCGCCCGCATCCGGCGCAGCCGGTGCTCCGCGTTGATGGATTCCTCCATCACCGCCTGGGTCTGGCTGACGATCTCACGGTAGAGCAGAGGGAGAAAGGAAGAGTAGTAAAAGGGGGAGTCCTCAACCAGGAGAATGACCCTGACCCGTGCCCGCGTGGTGTCGTGGGCCACGTTGAGGAGGTCTTCGACGCTCTTGATGATGGCCAGGAAAAGGTCGGAGTTGCCCAGCCAGACGAACTGTTTGTCGATGGCGCGCTGGTCGGTGCCGCGTGGGTCGTCTAACAGATCCGTGCTGTGGGCCAGCAGAATGACGGGCAGATCCGGGTGGTGGCGCTTGATCCGGCGCCCCAGGTCGTAGGGGTCCCGATCACCCAGGCCGGGGTTGAGGATGACCAGATCGAGGGGTTCCTTTTCCAGGGCCGCAAGGGCTTCGGCGGCGGTGGCGACCCAGGTCAGACGCGGCGGACTGGAGAGGTTCAGCCCTTCGTATTCATTCACGATCCGCTCGGCCAGGCGGCCGTCCTCCTCCATGATGAAAGCCTCGTACGGGCTTGAGACCAGAAGGATGTGATGCACCTTGCGGGTCATCAGATCGTAGAAGACCTTGAAGGAGAGGTCGAAGTCGTCCAGCTCGTTTTGCGGTTCGGTCGCCATGGGGTTCACCTGTTGGGGGTGGGCTACGGCACCGGGATCCAACCGTCGGCTTGACGATGGTATATACGCCGCCGCCCCGGTTGACAACCGCAAAGGCGCTGTAGTATTTTCAGCCGACTCGCCAGGGTGCCGGTTCCGGCCACGGCGCCTGATTGCACCTCATCCAACCGGCCGCGACCTTGTGCGACCTGTCCCCGCTGCCCTGGAGCAGACGATCCTGCCATGAAAATCGCCCTCGCCCAAATCAACCCGATTGTCGGGGATTTCGATTACAATTTCAAAAAAATAAAAGACTTTGCCGGCGATGCCGCCGGTCGCGGGTGCGACCTGGTGGTCTTTCCCGAGCTGGCTATTTCGGGCTACCCCCCCCGGGACCTTTTGGAGAAAAGAGATTTTGTCGTCGCCGGCCTGGCCTGCCTGGAACGGCTGATCGACACCCTGCGGGGCATCGGGGTGGTCTGCGGGGTGGCCGACATCAACCCGGCGGCCGCGGGCAATCCGCTCTTCAACAGCGCGGTCTTGTTCGAAGACGGCCGGGTGCTTCAAAAAGCCGCCAAACGGCTGCTGCCGACCTACGACGTCTTTGACGAGGGCCGCTACTTCGAACCCGGTGCGATCTACCGGACGGTCGCCTTCCGCGGGCGCCGGCTGGGGCTGACGGTCTGCGAGGACGCTTGGAACGACAAGGACGTCTTCAAGCGCCGGATCTACCCGGCCGACCCGGTGGCCCTGCTGGTGGAAAGCGGGGCGGAACTGATCATCAACATCTCGGCCTCGCCCTTTCATGTGGGCAAAGACGCCTTCCGCAGCCGGATGCTGGCCACCATCGCCGGCAAGTACCGTCTGCCGCTGGTCTTCGTCAACCAGGTGGGCGGCAACGACAGCCTGCTTTTCGACGGTCTCAGCACGGCCTTTGCGGCCACCGGCGAGGTGGCCGCCCGGGCCTCGGACTTTGTCGAGGACCTCGTTGTCTACGATCTGGAGACCGGCCGCGGGGAATGCCACCCGGCCGCCGTCTCGGATGTCGCCGCCGTGCGCCGGGCGCTGGTCATGGGCACCCGCGATTACGTCACCAAG from Desulfobacteraceae bacterium includes these protein-coding regions:
- the gdhA gene encoding NADP-specific glutamate dehydrogenase — its product is MNEIVDRITNRDPAEKEFHQAVGEVLESVQPVLERNPEYRRQKVFERLAEPERVVMFRVPWQDDRGEIQINRGFRVQMSSAIGPYKGGLRFHPSVTLSIMKFLAFEQVFKNALTTLPMGGGKGGSDFDPKGKSDSEVMRFCQSFMQELFRHIGHDTDVPAGDIGVGAREIGYLFGTYKKLSNRFTGILTGKGVNWGGSLIRPEATGYGCVYFAAEMLATRSQSLEGQRCLISGAGNVAQFTAEKLIALGAKVLSLSDSSGHIYDEAGIDRDKLDFVMFLKNVRRGRIAEYAEKYDGVVYTPVDPTLEHNPLWDHPADLAFPCATQNEINARDAENLIGNKVALVCEGANMPTTPEGITRFLDSGILYAPGKAANAGGVAVSGLEMAQNSMRLSWPRQEVEERLRAIIRSIHQVCLSAAEEYGTPGNYMNGANIAGFVKVVEAMLDQGLV
- a CDS encoding phosphoenolpyruvate synthase PpsA → MATEPQNELDDFDLSFKVFYDLMTRKVHHILLVSSPYEAFIMEEDGRLAERIVNEYEGLNLSSPPRLTWVATAAEALAALEKEPLDLVILNPGLGDRDPYDLGRRIKRHHPDLPVILLAHSTDLLDDPRGTDQRAIDKQFVWLGNSDLFLAIIKSVEDLLNVAHDTTRARVRVILLVEDSPFYYSSFLPLLYREIVSQTQAVMEESINAEHRLRRMRARPKILLAETYEEALDIFRRYRPYMHCVFSDVRFKRHGKMDPQAGFALLSKIQRESPGVPFLVLSSEESNRQRALALPAAFVNKNSPSLNAEIRSFFTRYLGFGEFVFRMPDGREVARANSVQALEKVLPSVPDASVLYHATQNHFSNWLMARCEILLASRLRPIKASDFPSAAAIKAYLIASLRERRQKRQRGVISDFVPAKFDTENGFFKIGLGSMGGKARGLAFLATQLIENAWLPAKYPGVRITIPHSVAIATEGFDDFLDENALRNFDPEGLDDDSILGTFLAARFPVWLREDLKAYLQQVTYPLAVRSSSLLEDAQGQSFAGVYNTYMLPNCHEELNVRLGRLINAVKLVWASTFLENPRALFRSTLHRTEEEKMAVIVQALTGARHGDYFYPALAGVAQSYNFYPVGPMRPEEGIAHIALGLGKTVVEGGSTLRFCPRYPELLPHFSTVADILQNAQRAFFALKMTGRSEERGLGGQDALVKLTIDQAADHPAVRFFASGYSPQDQHIRDRLGGGDYPVVTFANVLKHSAIPLPAILVDLLALGHRGMGGPMEIEFALTLASADQPQPNLALLQIRPMAKTPAWPGEEESDSAAPHHTFCYSSMVMGTGGLNTVRDLVYVKPESFDPARTVAIAAEIAAFNVQLLAAGRKYLLIGPGRWGSADSWLGIPVRWKDISGVGAIVETTHPRLHADPSQGTHFFHNITSLGISYITISKDPRDFIDWPFLAGLPAARDGRFVRHVALAQTLRLKFDGKRSCAAILIPQTEETDERDSGPDHQP
- a CDS encoding NAD+ synthase; protein product: MKIALAQINPIVGDFDYNFKKIKDFAGDAAGRGCDLVVFPELAISGYPPRDLLEKRDFVVAGLACLERLIDTLRGIGVVCGVADINPAAAGNPLFNSAVLFEDGRVLQKAAKRLLPTYDVFDEGRYFEPGAIYRTVAFRGRRLGLTVCEDAWNDKDVFKRRIYPADPVALLVESGAELIINISASPFHVGKDAFRSRMLATIAGKYRLPLVFVNQVGGNDSLLFDGLSTAFAATGEVAARASDFVEDLVVYDLETGRGECHPAAVSDVAAVRRALVMGTRDYVTKCGFAKAVVGLSGGVDSALTAAIAVEALGAENVRGVFMPSRYTSPDNFEDTARLAANLGIALNTVPIDAIFDQFLGQLAPGFDPRAPGVTEQNIQARIRGAILMAYSNRDGSLLMTTGNKSELAVGYCTLYGDMSGGLAVISDVPKTMVYELSRHLNHGREVIPARIIAKVPSAELAPGQTDQDDLPPYAVLDEILKAFVEDLKTVDEIAALGYERALVADVVGRIVRSEYKRHQAAPGLKVTSKAFGYGRRYPIAHGFRPGSAFGR